AGGGAAGGTCCTGGACCTGGCCAACATTCCCGCCGTAAAGACGGCGTATACAGCCTGGGACAGCGATCCGACCGACCAGGTGATGGCCAATGCCGTCGCTCAGGCGATCCGTTCTTACCTCTACGGAGCAAACGGGCAGATCAGCAAAACCTATACCAACACCGAGTACATCATGCTTGTCGGGGACGATCTGCAGATTCCTTTCTTCCGGATGACCGACGGGACGATGGTGGATGTCGACCCCGCAAAGAACTATTCCGAAAGCAAGTATATCGAAGAGGTTGATCTCAATTCTTCCAGCTCGGTGGGATCAGCCCTACTCCAGGGATATTTCCTGACCGATAACTACTACTCAGAATACAATGCTGAAGAATCCGGGATGGCGGAGCCCCACAACTGGATCTACCAGAACGACTATTCGATCGGCCGTCTTGTCGAAACACCGGGACAGATCGAAAAGACGATCAACATCTTCCTTGCCCAGAATGGCCAGCTCGATGCCGCCAGTCCCTCGGATAAGGTCCTGGTAACCGGCTTCGACTTCATCTACGACGCCGCGAAGAAGATCAAGGACTCCTTCCGGACCGCGCATGGAAACGGATCGGTGGACTGCCACCTGGACGATCCCCTCCGATCGGAAGACCCGGCCGCAATCGATTGTGACGTACCGGATACGGACCCTACATCGGAAAAACCCTATCCGCCGTCCACGTTTGCTTCATCATTCCTTCCGGCGGCTCCCCACAAGATCAATTCCATTCTCACCCATGCGAACCACTACTCCTTTTCCGCCTCCAGGGGGGATACAACATCCGACGACGTTCTCTATTGCACCGACGCCTCCTATGATGCTACGTACTGTTACCAGGGTGGCGACATCGCATCCTCGGCCAACAACCTGAAATCATCCATTCTCTATACCTCCGGCTGCCACAGCGGCCTTTCCATTCCCTCCAGCGATGAACCCGACACCCCCCTCGACCTCCCGGAGATCATGGCGAACAAGGGAGTTGTCGGATACATCGGGAATACGGGATATGCGTGGGCGATCAAGTTCGGACGGGGGCTTACGGAAAGGCTCATGCAGCTTTTCACCGATGAACTTCTTGATAACAATTCCATCGAAATCGGAAAAGCCCTGGCCAACGCCAAGCGGACCTATTACCTGGAGGAAAAGCGTTACGACGTCTTTGACGAGAAGGTCATGCATGAGATGACCCTTTTCGGAATTCCCAACTATCTGATCGTCACCGGAACTGCCCGGACAGAACGATCGGACGGGGAACTCCCGGGAGCCATGGGACCGGACCGCGGATGCGCAAAGGGAATCTGTGTGGAAAAGACACTCAAAAGTGACCCCTCCCTCTTTGATTTACCCGACAAGGTCACCGAGCTGGAATTGAACTTCACGTTTGGAGCGGGTACCTACGAGCTTATTTCGATCCCGAGTGAAGGAGATTACTACGAACTCAACGGCGTTGCCTCAGGGGAAACGGGCGACGCCATCCAGCCCAAGTTCGTCTACGACTCCTACCTGTCGGGAACAAACGACCACGGTGTCCTCTTTACGGGCGGAACTTACACAACGGAGAGTTTTGCCCCCCTCGCGGCAGTTCCCAAATCCACGGCGACCGACCCCAATTCGGGTGCCGGGCCATTACCCGCTAAGAGCGCATTTCTACCAGGATTAACATCCTCACAGGACACAAAATCTGTTTCCGGGCTTCGATCTGAGGACAGCGCCTATCTGAACCTCGTGACTCATACGGCTTACTACAACGGGGATACGGGAATAGAGAGCAAATTCGACAAGATGTCCTTTGTCGTCTACTACCACAAAGATCTGGAGGGAACACCATTTCCTTCGACAGGAGCACCCGTTGCCATTCCGGACGATGATCCCTCCGGCGGGACTTCTTCGATCCTTGTCTCAGAAAGCGGAATTTCATTAATTGAGGATGTTGATATAGAGATGGCGATCACCCACCCCAGGGTCAGTGATCTCCAGATTTCCCTGATCGGCCCCGATTCCACAGAGATCATTCTCAGCGATGGAACTGACGTTTCAGGATCGAATTTTACCGAGACGGTCCTGAGTGACGAAGCATCGACGGCACTGGACGACGGAACGACTCCCTACATGGGGACCTTCCAGCCAGACAATTCCCTGACGGCCTTTGACGGAAAGATCGCGGATGGAACCTGGACCCTCAAGGCGGTGGACAGCGTTACGGGGGAAGCAGGAACGATCGATGAATGGAGCCTCACCTTCCACTATACGGCTCCGGTCATTTCCGATCCGGGCGCCGGAGGATTTCACACCCTGGAAGGCATGACGGCCCACTTCACCGTATCGGTTACCGATCCTTCAGGGGTTTACAGGGTTGTCGTTACCTACAATGACACCCGCCCCACGGAAAGTAAGTGGAAGTCCATCGACCTCACGTACAATTCATCCACCGGTGTCTGGCAAGGAAGCCTCGACCTGAAGGGCAACATTACTTACTACATACAGGCCGTAGACAATGTGGGTGTAATAGGTCAATTGACGGAGTCGGGGGAAGATACGAATAGTAATGGAGTCAAATATGGGTCAACCTGGGAGTACAGCAAAACCTTCGACATTACCCTTGCAGACAACGATGAGGGCGAAGGAGACGGACTCCCTGACCCGTGGGAGGATCTCTATTCCTGCGTCAATTCCACAACCAAGGATGCCTCGATCGATTTTGACCAGGACGGCCTGACCCATCTCCAGGAATTCGAGAATGATACCAATCCATGTGACGGGGACACCGACGGAGGCGGCGACAACGACGGCTCCGAATTGAACAATGGAAGATCACCTCTGATTCAGGGAGACGACAAACACATCACCATCACCTTTTCTAAAGTTCCTCCCGACAACCTTGACTACCTGATCGAATGGCCCAACGGTACCGTCCACACCGGGGATTGTACGCTTGATATAAACATGGGAGACAACAACATCATTGATGGTCCCTACTGGGTCTACCGTTCCACTGATCCCTACTTCGATGATTCTGAGACCCTCGTAACCGCCCTGGCTACGGGAACGCAGTGTTACCTGGACGATACAGCCAGTGGAGACACGTACTTCTACAAGGTCTGGAATTACGGACTCGACACACCTGCACCCATTGTCGCTGCGGTTCTCCCCTCAACTGGGCCGGAATTAGTCCAGACCAGTGTTACGGTGTACGGGGACAACTTCCTGAACGGGGCCACGGTCACCTTCTGCGGAGATCCGGCTACCAACGTCACAGTGGTAACCTCAGGGAAAATCACTTGCAAAACTCCGGCACATTCTGCAGCCACCTGTACTGTTCGGGTTACAAATCCCAATGGACAGTATGGAGAAAAATCAGGAGCGTATGAGTTCCAATAGTCGAAACTGCTAACTAACGAAAGGGCCCTCCGTTCAGGAGGGCCGTTCTTTTTGTTTCAGCATGGGATGAAGATTACTGTATAAAGATGCTAACGCTGTATGGTCCCTCTCATTGAAAGATGACATTCCTTTTTCATACCACATTCTGGCATTCTCCACGTCATGCAATTCAATCGAAACTTCAGCGAGATTGTAATACCCGTAACATGCCCGTTCCATCTCCCCAGTATCTTCGTAAATCGCATTCGATTGCAGATAATAATCATACGCAGATTGGAAATTACCCAGATAATATTGTGTGATTCCCATCAGATTATAGCATTCAGCTTCCCCATTCCTCACTCCATAATTAATAAAATGAAGCAGTGCTTCCTCAAGATGGCGGAAGGCTTGTTCATAATTCTGCATATCGATTTCAATATTTCCCAGGTTCAACAGGATGGTGGCCAGGAGGTAATAATCCCCAAAAGATTCAGCTTCATTGAATAATCGAGTATAAATTTCTTTCGCTTCGAGATGTTTCCCTGAGTCCAGCAGCATGGCGGCTCTGGCATTTTCAAGTTTTAGATATTCGTAAACAAAACAACGTTTTATTGCCAATTTTTCTCCCTCATCAATACAGTCAAAGGCTTTTTTAACCTCACCTCTATGGATGGCGATGTGGGCCATGTAAGTAAAGACTGTCAGAGGTACTTTTGATTCACAATTGGCTTCAATATCCCCGGCTGCGATCGTAAAAGATGGAAGCGCCCGATCAAAACGACCGCGCCGGTATTCCGCCACGCCAAGAAAGTAATGGAGCTTGGGTGCGATTCTCCTGACCACTTTTTGATCCAAAGTGAGAATTCGTTGAATCCGGGAGGTGCAGGCGTAATTGCCCATCTTTTGCAGAACTTCGATTTTCTGTAGATAGAAAAGAGGCCATTGTTCATGTTCCGAGCTTCTGCGGACGTTTCGCAGGATACCGTCGACAAGATTAGAAGCCTTCTTGAAGTCTCCGGAAAGGATGGTGGTTTCAATTAATCGCCCTGCAATAGCCCACTTTTCCGGTTTACGGGTATGTTTACGGTACTGATAGCAAAAGGAATAATATTTCCTGGATTCCGGAAAGGACATCTGCCGGAAGAGAGTTTCCGCCGCCCGCCGAGCATAGGGAAAGGCCCGCTTCTTTGCATCGGCAAGGATAAAGTGGTTGGCAAGGTTGGGGACAATCTCCTCATCCTCGCTTCCCAGAATTTTCTCGATTGAGCCGCCGATTACCCTGTGGTTCTGGCGGCGCACCTTTGCTGGAATGGCGTGGTAGACCGTTTCCTGGACCAGCGTGTGGGCAAAGGCCATTCCCTCCTCACCAACGGGGTGAAAATACCCAAGGGATATGAGATTATGCAAAACAGGAGCCTGAAAGGTGCGCCCCAGCGATTTCCTGAGAACCTCTCTTTGAAATGTGGGCCCCATGCAGGAAGCCATGCGGAGGTGGATCTGTTCCGGCATGGGCAGCTGTCGTAACTGGGAGATCACGATGTCGCTACCCGTGAGGGAATCTTCAAGCTTCGCCCCCCGGCGAATCGCCCACTCCCCCATCCGGCTTTCCAACATCTGGTTCTTTTTGAGATAGTCGATCAGCTGCTGGGTAAAGAAGGGATTTCCGCCCGTCCTTTCGAAGATGAACTCCACAAGGTCCTTTCTGACTTTCCCCTTCAGCCGGGATTCCAGCAGTAATTTCATATCGACCTGGTCCAGGTCAGCAATCGGTACTTCTTCCAGGGATGCTCTTCCCTTCAGCTCCTCCGGATCCCACCCTTCCCGGGTCGTTACGATGAGGCAGATTCTCTGATTACGAAAATGGTTCAGCAGGGCGACCAGGAGATCGTGGGAAAGTGTGTCAAACCAGTGAAGGTCGTCCAGAAAGAGGATCGTCGGCCTGTCTGTGCACATATGCAGGAGACACTGGCATAGCTGGTGGTGAAAGAGGTTTTTTCTGGTTTCATCGGCAACACCTGCATTCCCTTCAGAGGATTTCAATCCCCAGAAATCTTCGTGCCATGAAAGAGAATCTACATAGTGTTCATCTACGGATGAAAGAAGGTGAATAAGATCGTTACGATCCGGTTTCCTTCCCTTCCAGAAGAGGGCTGATAAAATTTCTTTCCATATTGAATAAGCATGGCTCTGGGTCGTTATCTCCGCCCGCCCCTGGACGACCTTCCATCCTTCCCATCGTGCCTGGTTCAGGAACTGGGCTACCAGGAACGTCTTTCCCGAACCCGGAGGGCCCTCGAGCAAAACCATTGAAGGATCTTTTTCCTTTGCAGAGACGAGATGTCGAATGAGAAGATCCAGTTCTTCACGACGGCCAATCAGTTCCGTTTTACTCTTTGCTCCGCGTCTTGTAAGACGTCGCTCGGTAAGCTCGAAGACTTCCAATGGATCCTGCTTTCCCTTAAAATTTCTCTTTCCCAGCGATCGCGCGGCATACCGATCTCCTGATTTCTCCTGAAGCTCCCGGCTGAGGCACACCTGTCCGCTTTCAGCGCCCTGCATCAGCCGGGCGGCAAAGTTTACGGCATCTCCCATGACCGTGTATTCCCACCTGCCTCCTCCACCGACGATTCCGGCGAAAACCTGACCCGAGTTCATACCCACCCCGAAGCCGATGTCCGGAAACCGTACCCTCATCGTATCCTTGACCTCGAGAGCCCACTGACAGGCCATTTGCTCGGCTTTTTCCAGCGCGTGAGGAGCACCGAAGAGAAGAAAACAGGTACTTCCCTTATCTCCCATCGATATCCGGTTCAACCGGCCTTCGTACCTTCGGGTAATTTCCATGATCGTCGTGAAGAACTCATGGAAATGGGCCAGGTCGAATGCTTCCCGGGTATAGGTAAACCCGCTGAACTTCATGAACACGGGAACGATTTTCAGAAGGGCTCCCACATAACGCTGAAAGCCCTGTTTTACCATCTGCCCGACCTCGGGAATCAAATAGGGCAGGACACGATCCGGTTTCGCGAATGGAATGAAATATTTTGCAGAATTTTGACTTGACCCCGTTACTTCGAGGATTCGAGCAAAACCGGTGGAGAGAGATTCGATCGATATGGCGGGGGGAAGAGTTCCACTTTCCGGGACCGATACAACAATATCGCCTGCCGTTGCGAGATGTTCGGCATCGGAGGTCAAATCAACCGGGGCACCGGCGAAGACGTAATCGCAACGGATTTCCGGATTGCCAACTCCAGCCAGAAGTACATCTCCCGAGGCAATCCCGATCTTCATCTTCAAATCGAATTTCTTTACGGGGGTCTTTATCCCCTGAAACCGCCCCATTTTCTCCTGCATCATGTGCGCAACTCTGGCGCAGCGGCAAAGAGTCCGACTTCCAGGGAAAAAGCAGAGAATGGCATCACCACCGAACTTCATCACCTGACCGCCATGATCATGGATCAGAGTAATCATCTCTTCAAAATAGCGGTTCAAAATATCGGTAAGGATTTCTGCGCCCTCGACTCCAAGGCTTGACAGTGCTTCGGACATGGGGGTAAAGCCTGAGACATCTGCAAAGAGAACCGATCCCTGCACCCACTTCATCCACGGTGTATGCGTGTCATACTTGCTTACAACCTGTGGAAGAAACTCCGCAATATTCATGGCGAAATTATAACACCGGCCAGCAGGAAGTCAGGGTCTGGCTGCTCCTGCCGCAATCGTCAGGACAGTCCAGTAATATTTCCGTCGGAATCCACATCGATGCCTTCGGCGGAAGGCACTTTCGGAAGTCCCGGCATCGTCATGATGTCTCCACAGTAAACTACGACAAAACCGGCTCCGGCGCTGACGGACACATCGGTCACAATCAATGTAAAGCCCTCTGGTTTCCCAAGGAGTTCAGCATCATCGGACAGGGAGTACTGGGTCTTGGCAATGCATACCGGAAGCGATCCGAACCCCTGTGCTTCGAATTGACGCAATTTCCTGCGAATCTTCCCCTCCATGGCGATCCCTTTGGCCCCATAAATTTTCAGCGCCACAGCTTCAATCTTTTCGTACAGGGACATTTCATCCGAATAGGTAAGGTTAATGGATGGGGCTTCCCTTTCCGCGACAGTCAAAACTTCCCGGGCCAGAGCTTCAGCGCCTTTTCCTCCTCTGCTGAAAACCTCGCTTACGGCCGCCGGGATTTTTTCATTTTCGCAAAGTTCCAAAGCCGTGCGGATTTCGTTCTCTGTGTCGCTGTTAAAACGGTTAAGAGCCACAACCACGGGTACGCCAAATCCTCTCATGTTTTCGATATGCTTGTGTAAGTTCACAAACCCTTTCGTTACAGCCTTCACATTTTCCTCATCGAGCTCTTTTAGATCGACACCTCCATGGAGCTTCATCGCACGGACCGTCCCCACGAGAACACAGACTGATGGAGCAGGAATTTTTCCCGTCCTCACGACGATATCAAAGAATTTTTCCGCACCGAGATCGGATCCGAACCCGCATTCTGTCACGACAAACTCTCCGAGGCTCAGAGCGGTCCTCGTCGCGATGATGGAGTTGGTGCCATGAGCGATATTGGCAAAGGGTCCACCATGAATGATCGCCGGCGTTCCCTCCAGAGTCTGAACCAGATTCGGATGGATCGCATCCTTGAGAAGGGCAGCCATGGCGCCGTGCGCGTTGATCTGACGGGCAAACACAGGCTTCCGATCGGGTGAATAGCCTATGAGAATGTTGCCGAGACGTTCTTTCAGATCGGATATGGAGGTGGATAGACAGAGAATTGCCATGACTTCTGAGGCCGCAGTTATGTCAAATCCCGTCTCTCTTGCAAGCCCTCGCAGCGGTCCACCCACACCCACGATAACTTCTCGGAGGACCCGGTCATCCATGTCCAGGACCCGTTTCCAGGTCACAAGCCGGGAATCAAGAAGGCCGCAGGCACCATCAAAGTGGAGCCGGTTATCCACCATGGCGGCAAGAAGATTGTGGGCGGATGTAATGGCATGGAGATCTCCCGTAAAGTGGAGATTGATCTCGTCGGAGGGAATGACCCGGGCCTTTCCTCCCCCCGTAGCTCCTCCCTTCATCCCGAAAACCGGGCCGAGGGAAGGTTCTCGCAGAGCCACAAGGGTCTTTTTTCCAAGACGACTCAGCGCGTCAGCCAGACCGATCGACATTGTCGTTTTGCCCTCCCCCGCTGGTGTCGGGGTCATGGCCGTAACCAGGATCAACTTTCCTCTGACGGGATGATTGACACATTCCCCCGAAAGTTGAATCTTGGCCATCTTCTCCCCATAGAACTTCAGGCACTGAGGATCCAGGCCGAGGGAATCAGCCAGATTTCGAATGGTCGTAAGGTTTAATGCTGCCTCCTGAAGGTATTGTTCGGTCATAAGCTCCCCCTTTGGTTTCAGCTTCATCCTCGTAAAGGATGGATGGAGACAATGTAAATTGTGAGCCTCATCACTCGGATTCGTTTCCTCTCTCCTATAGTATAAGGTAGGAATGAATGTTCGAAAAGAATATGTATTGCAGATTGCGGGTCTTAACCTGACTGTACGATGTACATCAAGTGACAGCAGGAGACATAAGAGACCGATTAGAAACAGGAATTTTTGTGCCATAATAGATTTATCGCGGAGCAGACGGAGGTCTGATCCGTCATGATGAGGAGGAGATCATGAGACGAGGATTGTGGCTGAGTGTCCTGGCGGCACTGATGGGAACGTGTACCCTATTTGCCGATCTTCAGCTGACCTTTGATGAAAGGGTGGAAGCCCAGAGGGCCATCGAACGGGTCTATTATCAACATCAGATATGGCCGAAGGATAATCCGGAGCCCAAGCCCTCCTTTGAGAAGGCCGTTTCCGAGGATATCCTCAGGCAGAAGGTTGAGAATTACCTTCTGAAAGCCATGGCTCTTCAGGAATTCTGGGACCATACCTTAACAGCGGAGGATTTACAGCAGGAGCTGAATCGAATTTCCAGGGAGACCCGCAATCCACGGATGCTGAA
This genomic interval from Thermoanaerobaculia bacterium contains the following:
- a CDS encoding adenylate/guanylate cyclase domain-containing protein, which produces MNIAEFLPQVVSKYDTHTPWMKWVQGSVLFADVSGFTPMSEALSSLGVEGAEILTDILNRYFEEMITLIHDHGGQVMKFGGDAILCFFPGSRTLCRCARVAHMMQEKMGRFQGIKTPVKKFDLKMKIGIASGDVLLAGVGNPEIRCDYVFAGAPVDLTSDAEHLATAGDIVVSVPESGTLPPAISIESLSTGFARILEVTGSSQNSAKYFIPFAKPDRVLPYLIPEVGQMVKQGFQRYVGALLKIVPVFMKFSGFTYTREAFDLAHFHEFFTTIMEITRRYEGRLNRISMGDKGSTCFLLFGAPHALEKAEQMACQWALEVKDTMRVRFPDIGFGVGMNSGQVFAGIVGGGGRWEYTVMGDAVNFAARLMQGAESGQVCLSRELQEKSGDRYAARSLGKRNFKGKQDPLEVFELTERRLTRRGAKSKTELIGRREELDLLIRHLVSAKEKDPSMVLLEGPPGSGKTFLVAQFLNQARWEGWKVVQGRAEITTQSHAYSIWKEILSALFWKGRKPDRNDLIHLLSSVDEHYVDSLSWHEDFWGLKSSEGNAGVADETRKNLFHHQLCQCLLHMCTDRPTILFLDDLHWFDTLSHDLLVALLNHFRNQRICLIVTTREGWDPEELKGRASLEEVPIADLDQVDMKLLLESRLKGKVRKDLVEFIFERTGGNPFFTQQLIDYLKKNQMLESRMGEWAIRRGAKLEDSLTGSDIVISQLRQLPMPEQIHLRMASCMGPTFQREVLRKSLGRTFQAPVLHNLISLGYFHPVGEEGMAFAHTLVQETVYHAIPAKVRRQNHRVIGGSIEKILGSEDEEIVPNLANHFILADAKKRAFPYARRAAETLFRQMSFPESRKYYSFCYQYRKHTRKPEKWAIAGRLIETTILSGDFKKASNLVDGILRNVRRSSEHEQWPLFYLQKIEVLQKMGNYACTSRIQRILTLDQKVVRRIAPKLHYFLGVAEYRRGRFDRALPSFTIAAGDIEANCESKVPLTVFTYMAHIAIHRGEVKKAFDCIDEGEKLAIKRCFVYEYLKLENARAAMLLDSGKHLEAKEIYTRLFNEAESFGDYYLLATILLNLGNIEIDMQNYEQAFRHLEEALLHFINYGVRNGEAECYNLMGITQYYLGNFQSAYDYYLQSNAIYEDTGEMERACYGYYNLAEVSIELHDVENARMWYEKGMSSFNERDHTALASLYSNLHPMLKQKERPS
- a CDS encoding formate--tetrahydrofolate ligase, whose amino-acid sequence is MTEQYLQEAALNLTTIRNLADSLGLDPQCLKFYGEKMAKIQLSGECVNHPVRGKLILVTAMTPTPAGEGKTTMSIGLADALSRLGKKTLVALREPSLGPVFGMKGGATGGGKARVIPSDEINLHFTGDLHAITSAHNLLAAMVDNRLHFDGACGLLDSRLVTWKRVLDMDDRVLREVIVGVGGPLRGLARETGFDITAASEVMAILCLSTSISDLKERLGNILIGYSPDRKPVFARQINAHGAMAALLKDAIHPNLVQTLEGTPAIIHGGPFANIAHGTNSIIATRTALSLGEFVVTECGFGSDLGAEKFFDIVVRTGKIPAPSVCVLVGTVRAMKLHGGVDLKELDEENVKAVTKGFVNLHKHIENMRGFGVPVVVALNRFNSDTENEIRTALELCENEKIPAAVSEVFSRGGKGAEALAREVLTVAEREAPSINLTYSDEMSLYEKIEAVALKIYGAKGIAMEGKIRRKLRQFEAQGFGSLPVCIAKTQYSLSDDAELLGKPEGFTLIVTDVSVSAGAGFVVVYCGDIMTMPGLPKVPSAEGIDVDSDGNITGLS